TCCTTAATGCTTTGATAGCCGCCCAGTGCAGTTTGGATCGCATATTGGGTAGGTACATTGGCGCAGAGCCGCATACTGGCCAGGAGCAGGAGCCCCTCTGAATAAGACTTCGCTTTCTTTTTTGCGCCGCTTAAAATCATCCAGCCTCCGCGGAAACCAGCCGAGCGGTAATTTTTTGAAAGGCCGCCATAGCTCACGCACAAAGTGTCGGTGACCAGCGAACCCATTGGATAATGTACGGCCCCGTCGTAAAGTATTTTGTCGTAAATCTCATCGGAGAATATGATCAGTCCGTGCTCTTCGGCGATCCTGGCAATGCGAAGAAGTACGTCTTTTTCATAAACTGCGCCAGTCGGGTTGTTAGGATTAATAAGGACAATCCCTTTGGTGCGCGAGGTTATTTTCTTTTCAAGATCGTCAAGGTCGGGATTCCAGTCGGCGGCTTCGTCGCACACATAATGGACCGGAGTGCCTCCGCTTAATGCGATTGAAGCTGTCCAAAGCGGATAATCCGGGGAGGGGACCAGAATTTCATCGCCGGGATTCAGCAAGGCCTGCATGGAAAGCAGGATCAGTTCACTTACCCCATTTCCTATAAAGATATCATTGATCTCGACATCCTGAATGCCGATCGTCTGTGTATAATGCATCACGGCCTTGCGCGCCGCAAAAAGACCCCTGGAATCCGAATAGCCCTGCGCATTACGCATATTCATGATGATATCGTGAACGATTTCATCCGGTGAATCGAAACCGAAAGGCGCTGGGTTGCCAATATTTAAATTGTGAATTTTAAATCCCTGGCTTTCAAGCTCCAACGCTTTTTGATACGTAGCGCCACGAATTTCATATTTGAGATTGTTGAGACGCTGGCTTTTAAGGAACTCCATTACTTTATTTTTGGTCAGTTTTTCCCAAAGTTAACTAAATATGTCAAACCGGCTGTTCTGTGCAGGATTTGCGTTATCGGTTTTTAAAACTATCGTAGAGTACTGATATTAACAAGAGCCCGACTATAGCGTAAAAAAACGGACTGATTTCCCAATTCTGCGTGCGGAATAGGATCAGCATCACAATCAGGCCGAAGAGTAAGACCATCGCTAAAACCCGGACTACAGTGACATATGTTTTCATGATTTATGAAAAGTACGAGCTTATATACTCAATATCAGGTACAATATAATAAAAGCCGACCAAAATGGCCGGCTTTTAAATACTACCAGAGAAAGTTAATCTAATTCTATACTAAATAACGCTTAGTGTCTAACCAGAATCTCTTCTGTAACACGCCATCCGTTCCCTCCCATATAACCATATCTCAAATAGAAGGTCTTGGTCGCAGGGTCGTAAGTGTTATTCGCTTTGGATGCATTATCCCACTGCGGCGTATAAGGAGTTGGCAACGCTGTGTCAAACTGCGTATAAGGTGCACCTGCGGCACCTGCTGCCGGCGTGATCGTTACCTTATTTGTTTTCGGATCAACCGTCACGTTTGCAAAGTATCCTGAGCCGCCCAAGTCTCCAAGTTCTACTTTGACAGTCGTTGGTGATACAGTTTCCATATGCTTCTCCGCATGCACTGCCCGGGGCGCAGTCGGGTGATATACGTATCCTGTTGATTCGTATGTAGCGTCATAAATGTTCTTCGCTTTCAAAGCCAGCAGGATCGTACCGAAATTACCGCTAACAATACCGGAAGAAGCCGATTTGATCTGAATCGGGAGTACATAGTTTTTTGCGAAATCAAATTGCGATGGCTTCACCTTAATCAGTACCTGGGAAGTCCGCTGACCTTTTGGAATTACGACCGTAGCGGGAATTGTATACAGATTTGGCTCCATTACATCAAAAGCTTCTTCCTGCTCTGCGTTGTATTGGGTTACAGCGGCAGTGTCAACTCCCAGCGTCACAGTAATGTCTTCCGGCGCGACTTGCGCGCCAGAGTAGCTCACGGTGATCGCGTAATCAGCCTCAGGCGCCAGGTCAAAAGATTTTGAATACATCGAATAAGTGCTGCCGCTCGGCGAAACAAAGCTGGACGGATTTTTAAACTCGATTACATTGGTCGACTTGTCCGGGTCCAGCGTAATATCGTCCTTCAGACAGGAGGAGAACGCCGCCGCCATTACGAAAAGACCAGCTATTTTAAATGATAATTTCATATTTCTAATTAGTTAGGATCCCAGAAGATAAGGTCAGTGAACTGGTTAATTGCACGGTAATTGGCAGCATTGTACGACTGTTCAGAAGACGGGTACAAAATTCGTGAGGGAAGTTTGTCGGCTCTGGTAGACGTCGAAAGAAGTGAGGCGATATTGTGATAACCATCGCCGGCAGGAGCCGTAACAGGGAAACCTGTTCTTCTGAACTCGTTGTAACCTTCTTCGGAGTTGATCATATTAACCGCAATGTATTTTTGGGTGATGATCGCCTCAAGCCGCTGGGCGGGCGTGGTAGCCAGTTTTATATTGACAAGATAACTTTCATCATTATCCGCTTTGTATTTTGCTACATCGGTCGCTACATTCTTATCAGCAGATACCACATTGGTCACATCTTTATACAAATACCGGAAAGAAGCTGCAACCCCGGCGTCAAAATTTGTAGCAAAATCACCAGCCAAAAATCCTTTCAGCTTTGCTTCTGCCTGCAACAGTTCAGCCTCGGCGAGTAGTAACAGCACTTGTCCCTGGCTTGGGCCTTTCAAAATTCCCAGCGCATTTCCAATGCTGGAAGAGCTGCTGAAATTACCTGTATACCAGGTAGAATAATTTGTGATGATCGTAGGAGCGTCCACCTCGTTTCCAAGTTGGTTAACCGGAGTATTGGTTGTGAAGTTTTTGTAAATGACCGATCCCCTTCCATTGTCAGTCAGTTTTTGACCTTTGTAAAATCCGAAAGCAAATTCAGTGACAGTACGGGAAGTGTTGGCAAGTGCGCCCGTAGTTTGGTAGCCCCAGGAATTCCACCGGGGATTTGGCTTGTCTTTCACATAACCCGGGTTAACAATCGCATCGTCGGTCAGGAAGCCGAGCTGCTTGTCCATGGCTGCAAAGCTCGCGGTTACAAATGAGTTGAGAGCTGCAACGCCTGAAACCCGGATCAGCATTTTCAGTTTCAGCGTATTTGCAAGTTTCTTCCAATTAGTCATGTCTCCGCCAAACATCGGATCAGAGGACGAGTTCAATGATTTTGGAAATTCCGCGCCGTCAATGATGGTGATAGCAGAGTCAAGCTTTACCACAAGATCCTGATAAATCGTCGCCGCATCGTCATACTTGGGGGTCAGGTTGGCATTGTTTTTCAATGCCTCTGTGTATGGAACGTCACCAAATGCATCAACCAGCTTTTGGTAGTTTAGGGCCGTCATGATCTTCGCTGCTGCATTAGCGTAAGCCAGTTCATCATTACCCTGCGTCTGGTCAAGCACATATTTGTAATCGTTCAGATTATCGTAGGTATTCACCCAAAGTGCATTGTAGTCGCCTGGTATCAACTGGTAGTTGAACAGGTTGCCAAAACCGGAGAAACCGCCCGCATTGGCCATGTATCCGCCGAGATGGGCACCGTAATTATTGAATTGATTGCTGATGGAAGCGCTACCTACGATGGCCTGAGGCAGTACCAGCAAAGCGTCCGCCTGCGTTGCACTGTTGGGGTTTGTATTGATATCGAGATAATCACTACAAGATGAAAGGGCTGTGATAAGCAGCGCCAGCATCCAACTGATGTTATATCTTTTCATTAGTATTTCAATTAGAATGTTAGTGATAAAGTACCTCCGAAATAGCGTGCAGGAGGAGTTTGTCCAAGGGTTGTAAAACCAACGGCATTACTGTCAGCACCATTCGCACTATACTCCGGATCGGTGTAAAGGTTTGATTTAGGGACCCAGATGAACAGGTTTCGTCCCTGCACGCTGATGCTCGCGCCTTTGATCACTTTGGTTGGAGAAAGGATTGAGGAAGGCAGCTCGTAACTCAGCGATGCTTCACGCAACTTCCAGAAACCTGCCGAGTTAGCGTAGTTTTCACCGATGTTGGTATTTCTTGTTCCATCAGTCCAGAAATCCGCACCACCACTTCTGACAGCAACGTTGTTGTTCGCTACGTATTCTCCTTCTGCATTCAGGTAAGACGAGTTCGGGATAACGAAACGGTCCCGGTTAAACCAGCCAGTGCGGACACCAGCTCCGGAGAAATCATAACCAGTTGATATACCATTGTAGATGTAGTGACCATTGCGGTACTCAAACAATATATTAAATCTCAGACGTTTGAATTCCACATTGCCATTCAGACCCAGGATATGTGGTGGGTTCGTGATACCTACATCGTGGAAAGAACCATTGGTAGCCGGGTAGCCTGTTTTAGGATCTACGATAATTCTGCCCTGGGGGTCACGGTTGTACTGGGTAACCTGCAAAAGCGGAAAAGGAGAGCCTACCTTCGCAAGCACACGTGCGGCAGTTCCCAAAGTCGACAAGCTAAGCTCGTTGGATTGATCTGACAACGAAATTACCTTATTGCTGTTATAGGTATAATTAGCACCAAGTGAAACTTCAAGCCCGTATGTTGTTTTGATCGGGGTGATATTCAGAGTAGCTTCGATGCCTTTGTTTTCAACTTCACCAATGTTTGTTCTCAATGAACTGTAACCTGTCGAGTTCGGGATCAGGACGGTAATCGTCTGGTCAACAGTATTGGTTTTGTAGAATGTGACACCGCCACCAATGTTCCACGGGCGAAATTCGAAATCGATTCCTCCTTCAAGACCGGTTGTAATCTCAGGTTTCAGACCAGCAGACACAAGGGTATTGTCCAGCGTAAAACCAGCTCCGCTGGAATAAGGATAATTGCTGCCCTGTGAGAAAGTGCTGTTCAATGCATAAGCGCCCAGATTGCTCAACGGAATAGGGCCGAATGCGCCTGCGTTTGCGAGGTTAACCTGTCCAACCTGTGAATATCCTCCGCGGATTTTCAAGCTTTCCAGGAAATCCGAGTTATTTAAAGCCGGAATAGCGTCGCTGGCAATGAAAGAGATATCCGCAGAAGGATAGAAGAACGATCTGTTTTCTTTCGCCAGAATCGACCGCCAGTCATTTCTCGCTGTTACATGCAGGTAAAGGAATTCCTTAAACCCGAGTCGCGCCTCTCCATAAACACCGATCTGACGTGCCTTATAGCTTCCTTCATTTGCACCGGGATTGTTAAGGCTGTTTCCAACATTATAAAGTCCGTCGATCACAAGTCCGTTTGCATTGATACCAATTGCTTTAGTTGCGTTTTCACGGATAGTAGTACCAACTGCGACATTCAGGTTAAATGACGGTGTAAGGTTGGTTTTAAATTCGGCTAAAAAGTCGTTGACAAGTTGAGTTGTATAACCCGCGTAATCTACCACTGTGCCAGGAATATCTGTCTTCGAACTTCCCGAAATGCTCTTGGTGTAATCGGAATAAGTGAATTTGCTTGAAAACACTTTTCCGGAAAGGTTACGGCCGCTCATTCCGACGCGATAAGTGAAAGTCAATGGTTTAAGCGGATTCCACTTCAATTCCATATTCCCCTGCAGATAATCATTACGTGCATCCCAGCGGTTGGTCGCCAACGTGAAATACGGATTTTGAAAATACTCGTTGAAATATCCGTTAGGGTTCGCAAACGGATTGTTTTGCCAGTCTTCATACTTGGTCACGTCAACGTGCGACGGTGACATAAGCAGGTTTTGATAAGCCGCGCCGGTTGCACTGCTTTGATTGGTACGGTTGGCGATGAAGTTTGTGTTAAACGAAGCTGTCAGGTTTTTGTAGATGTGACGAACAATGTTAGCCCGCACGCTGTACCT
This Dyadobacter sp. UC 10 DNA region includes the following protein-coding sequences:
- a CDS encoding BT_3987 domain-containing protein — translated: MKLSFKIAGLFVMAAAFSSCLKDDITLDPDKSTNVIEFKNPSSFVSPSGSTYSMYSKSFDLAPEADYAITVSYSGAQVAPEDITVTLGVDTAAVTQYNAEQEEAFDVMEPNLYTIPATVVIPKGQRTSQVLIKVKPSQFDFAKNYVLPIQIKSASSGIVSGNFGTILLALKAKNIYDATYESTGYVYHPTAPRAVHAEKHMETVSPTTVKVELGDLGGSGYFANVTVDPKTNKVTITPAAGAAGAPYTQFDTALPTPYTPQWDNASKANNTYDPATKTFYLRYGYMGGNGWRVTEEILVRH
- a CDS encoding SusC/RagA family TonB-linked outer membrane protein, which gives rise to MRKILLPFLGGLLLLCSQAYAQSREVTGTVTSKDDGSFLPGVSIRVAGTNTGTLTNDKGEYSINARPGQSLIFSFVGFLNQELKVPASGGLDVTMTLDELALNEVVITAGGLTAQRRELGNQSTTVKAQDIVQGKPISVAASLAGRVPGLLVMGVSSGVNPNYRLVLRGNRSLTGNNQALVVIDNIISTNDILGNLNPEDIEDIQVLNGAGAAALYGSDASNGALIVTTKKGKAGVTQFRVSNTTTIEKVSFLPQLQKGFGSGTTPDDVPSYTPYENQQYGPAFDGSLVEIGKPLQDGSIQTVPYSPQNFREDFWNTGVANQTDLSVTSGDEKGTFYLSAQYFNQKSTVPYDEYKRYSVRANIVRHIYKNLTASFNTNFIANRTNQSSATGAAYQNLLMSPSHVDVTKYEDWQNNPFANPNGYFNEYFQNPYFTLATNRWDARNDYLQGNMELKWNPLKPLTFTYRVGMSGRNLSGKVFSSKFTYSDYTKSISGSSKTDIPGTVVDYAGYTTQLVNDFLAEFKTNLTPSFNLNVAVGTTIRENATKAIGINANGLVIDGLYNVGNSLNNPGANEGSYKARQIGVYGEARLGFKEFLYLHVTARNDWRSILAKENRSFFYPSADISFIASDAIPALNNSDFLESLKIRGGYSQVGQVNLANAGAFGPIPLSNLGAYALNSTFSQGSNYPYSSGAGFTLDNTLVSAGLKPEITTGLEGGIDFEFRPWNIGGGVTFYKTNTVDQTITVLIPNSTGYSSLRTNIGEVENKGIEATLNITPIKTTYGLEVSLGANYTYNSNKVISLSDQSNELSLSTLGTAARVLAKVGSPFPLLQVTQYNRDPQGRIIVDPKTGYPATNGSFHDVGITNPPHILGLNGNVEFKRLRFNILFEYRNGHYIYNGISTGYDFSGAGVRTGWFNRDRFVIPNSSYLNAEGEYVANNNVAVRSGGADFWTDGTRNTNIGENYANSAGFWKLREASLSYELPSSILSPTKVIKGASISVQGRNLFIWVPKSNLYTDPEYSANGADSNAVGFTTLGQTPPARYFGGTLSLTF
- a CDS encoding SusD/RagB family nutrient-binding outer membrane lipoprotein, whose protein sequence is MKRYNISWMLALLITALSSCSDYLDINTNPNSATQADALLVLPQAIVGSASISNQFNNYGAHLGGYMANAGGFSGFGNLFNYQLIPGDYNALWVNTYDNLNDYKYVLDQTQGNDELAYANAAAKIMTALNYQKLVDAFGDVPYTEALKNNANLTPKYDDAATIYQDLVVKLDSAITIIDGAEFPKSLNSSSDPMFGGDMTNWKKLANTLKLKMLIRVSGVAALNSFVTASFAAMDKQLGFLTDDAIVNPGYVKDKPNPRWNSWGYQTTGALANTSRTVTEFAFGFYKGQKLTDNGRGSVIYKNFTTNTPVNQLGNEVDAPTIITNYSTWYTGNFSSSSSIGNALGILKGPSQGQVLLLLAEAELLQAEAKLKGFLAGDFATNFDAGVAASFRYLYKDVTNVVSADKNVATDVAKYKADNDESYLVNIKLATTPAQRLEAIITQKYIAVNMINSEEGYNEFRRTGFPVTAPAGDGYHNIASLLSTSTRADKLPSRILYPSSEQSYNAANYRAINQFTDLIFWDPN
- a CDS encoding pyridoxal phosphate-dependent aminotransferase translates to MEFLKSQRLNNLKYEIRGATYQKALELESQGFKIHNLNIGNPAPFGFDSPDEIVHDIIMNMRNAQGYSDSRGLFAARKAVMHYTQTIGIQDVEINDIFIGNGVSELILLSMQALLNPGDEILVPSPDYPLWTASIALSGGTPVHYVCDEAADWNPDLDDLEKKITSRTKGIVLINPNNPTGAVYEKDVLLRIARIAEEHGLIIFSDEIYDKILYDGAVHYPMGSLVTDTLCVSYGGLSKNYRSAGFRGGWMILSGAKKKAKSYSEGLLLLASMRLCANVPTQYAIQTALGGYQSIKELVAPSGRLYKQMNLVYDRLVSIPGITCVKPKGSLYVFPKIDLKKFGQNTDEQFVYNLLSDQKVLVVAGTGFNYISNDHFRIVFLPTVDELNQAMDKLEFFLENRRVLSTRTVEDMIV